The Streptomyces puniciscabiei genomic interval GCCGTTCGTCGTCGCGACCTTGTGGAACTCCTGCACCGCCGGGCCGAGGTTGGTGTCCCAGCCGAGCCAGCCGTGGTGACCGGCGTCCACGTAGTTGTACACGTTGGGGATGGCCCCGAGCTTGTCCAGGGCGTAGGAGACGCCCTTCTCGTAGTTGCCGTTGTTCTTCATGGTCACGCAGGCGTCCGTGGTGGAGTTGGTGCCGCCGGCGTTGGTGACCAGGTTGGGCAGGGAGTCGGGCTCGATGACGGTCACGATCCTCAGGGAGGCGTACGCCGGGTCGGAGAGGATCGAGGCGATCGGGTCGATGTACTGCGTCTTGTACCTGTCGATGTCGTCGGGGCCGAGTTCGCCGTTGGAGGCGAGGGCGGCGCAGTCGCGTCCGGGGAGGTCGTAGATGACCAGCTGGACGACCAGGTCGCCGGAGCCCTTCTGCTTCAGGGCCTCGTTCAGGTGGTCGCGCAGGCCCATGCCGCCGTTCACGCCGTTGATCGCGGCGATCCGGTCGAGCCACACGGCGGTGGGCTGGTCGGAGACGCGGCTGCCGCCCGGTTCGGCGGCGGCCTTCGCCGACCACTCGGGGTTCACATAGACCTTGGCCCCCGCGTAGGGGTTGTCGACCCGGCTGCCGGTACTGCCGCCGCCCGTGCCGCCACCGCCGGTACCTCCACCACCGGTACCTCCACCACCGGAGCCGCTGCCGTCGTCGACGTTGCAGGTGACGCCGTCGAGGGTGAAGGTGGCGGGCACGGCGTTGGTGCCGCTGTAGGAGGCGTTGAAGCCGAAGCGGACCGACCCGCCGGTCGCGAGAGTGCCGTTGTAGCCGGCGTTGGTGGCGGTGACATCGGCGCCGCTCTGGCCGACCTGCGCGTTCCAGGCGTCGGTGACCTTCTGGTTGCCCGCGTACGACCACTTCAGCGACCAACTCGACTTGGCAGCCCCGTTGTTGGTGATGGTGACGGCGGCGGTGAAGCCGGTGTCCCACTGGTTCTGCACGGTGTAGGCGACGGTACAGGGGACGGTGGAGGTGGCGGCGCCGGCGGGTGCCGCGAGCAGCGCCGTCCCGGAGGTCCCGGCGACCAGCGCCAGGGCCGCGAGCAGCGAGGTTCTGGTACGACTCATGAGTGCGGGTTCCTTCTTCCGTCGTTGGGCTTACGGGTTCAGGGCGCGCAGGTGGTCGCGCAGCCCGGTGCCGTACGCGGTGGGTGTGCCGTCGTAGGCGGAGATCAGGGACGGGCCCGAGGAGCAGTCCCAGGTGTTCCAGGCCCAGCCCAGATAGGACAGGTTCCGGTCGTCGAACCACTTCATGACCTGGTCGACGAACGCGTGCGAGCAGGTGTTCTCGCCGATCTCACCGGCGATCAGCGGTACCTGGGCAGCGACCGGGGCGAGGGTGGAGTTCCAGCAGCTCTCGGTCGAGCAGGTGTTGAAGTTGTAGACGTGATAGGCGGCGGTCAGATTGCCGGCCGGGTCGGTGGGCTTGTAGGTCAGCCACTGGCTGAGGTCGTTGGAGTACGCCGGCCCGCCGGCCATGATGACGTTCTTGGCTCCGGCGGACCGGATACTGTCGACGAGATCCTGCATACCGGCGACCTCGTACGAGATCCCGGGGCAGGTCCCGCCGTCCCGCCAGCACTTCCAGGCGTCCGTGGTGCTGGAGGTGGCCCGGTCCGGATAGGGCTCGTTGAACAGGTCGAACACCGGTGCCGGGTCGTCCTTGAAGGTGCCGGCCACCGACGCCCAGAACGACGGGCTGTACTGCCTGTCGGGCATCGGCTTCTGGCAGGTGGCGTGGACGTCCGAGCAGCCGGCCGAGTTGCCGGTGTACTGGCCGTAGGACCAGTGCAGGTCCAGGACCGGGGTCAGGCCGTGCGCCTCGACGCGGGCCACCAGGTCCTTGACGGCGGCTATGTAGTTGGCGCCTGCGTACTGGGGCTTGACGTTGGAAAGACCCAGCCAGCACTCCTCGTTGAGCGGTATGCGCACCGCGTCGGCCTTCCAGTCGGCGATCGCCTTGATCGCCGCGTCGTCGACCGGGCCGTCCCAGATGCCGTAGCCCTGGACACACATGAACTCGCCACCGGAGCGGTTGACGCCGAGGAGGCGGTGGTCCTTGCCGGCGGCGTCCACGAGCCTGTTCCCCAAGACGTGCAGGGCGGGGGCGGCGCCGCCGGAGGCCGGGGGCGGCGTGGTCGGGGGCGGAGTCGGCTCGGGGTCCGCATTGCAGGTGGTGCCGTTGAGCCTGAACACCGTGGGCGCGGTGTTGGTCCCCGCCCAGGAGGCGAGGAAACCGGCGGTGACACTCGCGCCGGTGCCGAGGGAACCGTTGTAGCTCTCGTTCCCGGCGCTCACGGTGCCGCCGGACTGCGACCACTGGGCGTTCCAGCCCTGGGTGACCTTCTGGCCGTCGGCGAAGTCGAAGGTGAGCCGCCAACCGCTCAGCGCGGACCAATTGTTGGTGATCCTGACGGAGCCCTGGAAGCCGCCGTCCCACTGGCTGGTGACGGAGTACTCCACCGTGCACGCGGGCGTGGCTCCCTGGGCCGACACCACCGGGACGACCGCGCTCGCCACGAGCGCGACCGCACCGGCGGCGGCTAAAAGTACTGAACGCGGGGGGTGTCGCATGAGCGACTCCTTGCAGTTGGGCGCGCCGTGACGGACGCGTCGACTGACCGGAACCGCTCCCACTGGTGCGAAGGAAGGTAGCGCCAAGTGCCCGGGATGCCCAGGGGAGTTGCTGACTTTTCCGCAACCGCCTCCGTCGAATCTTTTCGACTCTTCAAGCGCCTTGACGGCCCACAGGGACGTCATCACCATGGGAGCGCTCCCACTGGTTCAAGCCTTGACTTCTCCCCCACGCCCCAAGGAGGAACCAGCACATGGATCCCGGACGTAGGAGCAGAGCCGTGCGGCGGCTTTGGACCGCCTTGGCGGCCGCGTTCGCCCTGCCCCTGTCGATGCTCGCCACCGGCACCACGGCCGCGCACGCGGCGTCCGTGCAGTGCAGCGTCGACTACAAGACCAATGACTGGGGTTCCGGCTTCACCGCCGACCTCACGATCACCAACCGCGGCACGGACCCGATCGACGGCTGGACGCTGACCTACACCTACACCGGCAACCAGACGCTGTCGAACGGCTGGAACGGCACCTGGTCCCAGTCCGGCAGGACCGTCACCGTGAAGAACGCCTCGTACAACGGCACCATCGCCGCGGGCGGCGCGGTCTCCACCGGCGCGCAGTTCGGCTACAGCGGGACCAACACGGCTCCCGCCTCCTTCGCCGTCAACGGCACGACCTGCGCCGGCGCCCACCAGCCGCCGGTGACGGTGCTGACCAGCCCGGGCGCGGGGGCGGTGTACACACAGGGCGACGCGGTGCCGCTCGCGGCGACCGCGGCGGCGGCCGACAACGCGACGATCAGCAAGGTGGAGTTCTACGACGACACCACGCTGCTCGGGACGGACACGAGCGCGCCGTACACACTGTCCGCCTCCGATTTGACCGTGGGCAGCCATTCCCTGGTGGCGAAGGCGTACGACAGCCTGGGCGCGTCCGCCGAGTCCACACCGGTGGGCATCACGGTGGCCTCCCGACCCGCG includes:
- a CDS encoding glycoside hydrolase family 6 protein — its product is MSRTRTSLLAALALVAGTSGTALLAAPAGAATSTVPCTVAYTVQNQWDTGFTAAVTITNNGAAKSSWSLKWSYAGNQKVTDAWNAQVGQSGADVTATNAGYNGTLATGGSVRFGFNASYSGTNAVPATFTLDGVTCNVDDGSGSGGGGTGGGGTGGGGTGGGSTGSRVDNPYAGAKVYVNPEWSAKAAAEPGGSRVSDQPTAVWLDRIAAINGVNGGMGLRDHLNEALKQKGSGDLVVQLVIYDLPGRDCAALASNGELGPDDIDRYKTQYIDPIASILSDPAYASLRIVTVIEPDSLPNLVTNAGGTNSTTDACVTMKNNGNYEKGVSYALDKLGAIPNVYNYVDAGHHGWLGWDTNLGPAVQEFHKVATTNGASVNDVAGFIVNTANYSATKEPYVKVTDTVNGTTVRQSKWVDWNQYVDEQSYALALRDKLIAAGFGSGLGMLIDTSRNGWGGTARPTGPGPLTSVDDYVNGGRTDRRIHVGNWCNQSGAGLGERPTAAPAAGIDAYVWAKAPGESDGSSTAIANDEGKGFDRMCDPTYGGNARNGNNPTGALPNAPLAGHWFSAQFQQLMQNAYPPLP
- a CDS encoding cellulase family glycosylhydrolase, whose protein sequence is MRHPPRSVLLAAAGAVALVASAVVPVVSAQGATPACTVEYSVTSQWDGGFQGSVRITNNWSALSGWRLTFDFADGQKVTQGWNAQWSQSGGTVSAGNESYNGSLGTGASVTAGFLASWAGTNTAPTVFRLNGTTCNADPEPTPPPTTPPPASGGAAPALHVLGNRLVDAAGKDHRLLGVNRSGGEFMCVQGYGIWDGPVDDAAIKAIADWKADAVRIPLNEECWLGLSNVKPQYAGANYIAAVKDLVARVEAHGLTPVLDLHWSYGQYTGNSAGCSDVHATCQKPMPDRQYSPSFWASVAGTFKDDPAPVFDLFNEPYPDRATSSTTDAWKCWRDGGTCPGISYEVAGMQDLVDSIRSAGAKNVIMAGGPAYSNDLSQWLTYKPTDPAGNLTAAYHVYNFNTCSTESCWNSTLAPVAAQVPLIAGEIGENTCSHAFVDQVMKWFDDRNLSYLGWAWNTWDCSSGPSLISAYDGTPTAYGTGLRDHLRALNP